The genomic interval AGCGTTACGGCCGTTTTTAGCAATAATTTCTTCTTGTACTGATTTAGGTACGTCTGAATAGTGGTCAAATACCATCATGAAAGTACCACGTCCTTGTGTAGATGAACGGAGAGTAGTTGCGTAACCGAACATTTCAGCAAGTGGAACGAAAGCATTAACGATTTGTGATTTACCGTGAGCTTCCATTGAGTTAACTTGACCACGACGAGCAGTCACGTGACCCATGATATCTCCAAGGTTTTCTTCAGGAACAGTGATTGTAACTTTCATCATTGGTTCAAGAATTGCTGGTTTCGCAGTTTTAGCAGCTTCTTTCATTGCAAGAGAAGCGGCAACCTTGAAGGCAGTTTCTGATGAATCGACATCATGGTATGAACCATCATAAAGTTTAGCTTTAATGTCAACCATTGGGTATCCAGCAAGGACACCGTTAGCCATAGTTTCTACCAAACCTTTTTCAACGGCTGGTACGAATTCACGAGGAACGACACCACCGACGATAGCATTTTCAAATTCAAATCCAGCGCCTTCTTCGTTAGGTGTGAATTCGATCCATACGTCACCATATTGACCTTTACCACCTGATTGACGTTTGAAGAATCCACGTGCTGAAGTTCCAGCGCGGAATGTTTCACGGTAAGCAACTTGAGGCGCACCAACATTTGCTTCAACTTTGAATTCACGTTTCATACGGTCAACAAGAACGTCCAAGTGAAGTTCACCCATACCAGAGATAACTGTTTCACCAGTTTCTGGGTTTGTTTCAACACGGAAAGTTGGATCTTCTTCAGCCAATTTTTGAAGGGCAACACCCATCTTATCTTGGTCAGCTTTAGTTTTAGGTTCAACCATCAATTGGATAACTGGTTCTGGAACTTCAATTGATTCAAGGATGATTTTAGCTTTTTCATCTGTCAATGAGTCACCAGTTGTCGTATTTTTCAAACCAACAGCAGCAGCGATATCCCCAGCATAAACTGTTTGGATTTCTTTACGAGTGTTAGCGTGCATTTGAAGAATACGTCCGATACGTTCACGTTTACCTTTTGAAGTATTCAAAACGTATGAACCAGCATCAAGTGTACCTGAGTAAACGCGGAAGAATGAAAGACGTCCAACAAATGGGTCAGTCATGATTTTGAAAGCAAGAGCTGCAAATGGTTCTTCATCTGAAGCTGGGCGTTCGTCTTCTTCGTCTGTATCTGGGTTAACACCTTGGATTGCAGGGATATCAAGTGGGCTTGGAAGGTAGTCAATAACTGCATCAAGCATCATTTGAACACCTTTGTTCTTGAAGGCAGAACCAGCAAGCATTGGGTAGAAGTCAACATTGATTGTTGCTTTACGGATTGCAGCTTTAAGTTCTGCTTCTGGAATTTCTTCACCAGCAAAATATTTTTCCATGATATCTTCATCGAAATCAGCAATTGCTTCGATGAGTTTTTCACGCCATTCGTTTGCAAGTTCTGTGTATTCTTCAGCATTGAAATCCAAAGCTGCCAATTCAGCGTTAAATTCGTCTGAACCTACAACAGTTTCTTTAATATCTGTACCAAGGTCGTTAGTATAGATTTCAGATTTCATAGTTACCAAGTCAATGATACCGATGAAGTCATCTTCTGCACCAATTGGAATTTGGATTGGATGAGCATTAGCACCCAAACGATCTCCCAAAGTAGAAAGTGAGTAGTAGAAATCAGCACCGATTTTGTCCATTTTGTTAGCAAAAACGATACGTGGAACACCGTATTCAGTCGCTTGACGCCATACAGTTTCTGTTTGTGGTTCAACACCTGATTGAGCATCAAGAACGGTAACAGCACCATCAAGAACACGGAGTGAACGTTGTACTTCAATTGTGAAGTCCACGTGACCTGGTGTGTCAATGATATTTACGCGGTTACC from Lactococcus lactis carries:
- the fusA gene encoding elongation factor G yields the protein MAREFSLANTRNIGIMAHVDAGKTTTTERVLYYTGKIHKIGETHEGASQMDWMEQEQERGITITSAATTAEWKGNRVNIIDTPGHVDFTIEVQRSLRVLDGAVTVLDAQSGVEPQTETVWRQATEYGVPRIVFANKMDKIGADFYYSLSTLGDRLGANAHPIQIPIGAEDDFIGIIDLVTMKSEIYTNDLGTDIKETVVGSDEFNAELAALDFNAEEYTELANEWREKLIEAIADFDEDIMEKYFAGEEIPEAELKAAIRKATINVDFYPMLAGSAFKNKGVQMMLDAVIDYLPSPLDIPAIQGVNPDTDEEDERPASDEEPFAALAFKIMTDPFVGRLSFFRVYSGTLDAGSYVLNTSKGKRERIGRILQMHANTRKEIQTVYAGDIAAAVGLKNTTTGDSLTDEKAKIILESIEVPEPVIQLMVEPKTKADQDKMGVALQKLAEEDPTFRVETNPETGETVISGMGELHLDVLVDRMKREFKVEANVGAPQVAYRETFRAGTSARGFFKRQSGGKGQYGDVWIEFTPNEEGAGFEFENAIVGGVVPREFVPAVEKGLVETMANGVLAGYPMVDIKAKLYDGSYHDVDSSETAFKVAASLAMKEAAKTAKPAILEPMMKVTITVPEENLGDIMGHVTARRGQVNSMEAHGKSQIVNAFVPLAEMFGYATTLRSSTQGRGTFMMVFDHYSDVPKSVQEEIIAKNGRNAD